The sequence AAACCAAGGTGGCAATTAAAAATAAAATCCAGCCCGTGAGGTTGTTGACTTTTCTATAGTTGATCATGTTTGTGTTACACTAATGTGAAAGGCGAAAATAAAAAAATATTCACGAAAACAGGGGGATTTAACCATTTTTAAAAGGTTTTCAGAAAAATGGTATAAAAAAAGGGGGAAAGTTTAGCTTTCCCCCTTTGTGAGATATTTTCAGGATGTGATTCCTTGTTTTTTGTTCATTTCATCTACCAACTGGCGTTTCAGTTTTCGTTCCCTGTCCAGTGTGTTTTTGCGATGTGTCTCAAATTCCTCTTTGGTCTCGATAAGATCTTTTCGTGTTTCGGAGATTACCTTATGACTGTTAGAGTATTTGTAAATGAAGTAGGCAAGCGCAATACCTAAACCAATGATGATGCTCCACATCATGGTACTGTAGGTCGTCTTATAAACTTGGATTCCCAAGAAAGAAAAACTGTCTTTGGCAGCCAATGTCTCTTTGAGCTCGTTTTCGGCATTTTCAATGCCTGAGTTCAGCTGGTCGATCTTGGCATTTTGTTCGTTGATCTGACTGTTTTTTTCTACAATTTGATCTTTGAATACCTTCAGTGAATCCAGGATATTTGACTTGATCTTACTCAAGTTGGTCTTCTTTACCACCTTGTACTCCTGGTAATTGTTGGAGGCATCATTAAGGTAGTCAAACTGGCTTTCAATGGTGCCGCCGTTCAATGAATTCTGTGGTTTTTCTGGCTCAGGGGTGTCCTGTGCTAAAGAGGTATTGCATACAGCGATACACACGAAAAGTGCTATGATAATACTTCTTTTCATTTTAAATTAGTGTTTAGAAATTCTAGTTGGTTTCGTTATTGTAACACGAGAATACAGGTTTTATTGCACTTTTGAAAGGAAAAGCCCTATTAATAGCCCTTTTCGACCAAAAATGGCTCTTATTTGCTCGTTTTTAAGGAAAGTCATGCTTTATTTGGTGCCGTATTCAATTTTGTTAAAAGTGGTTTTTTTGATTTTACATATTGATAATTGCATTTTTTTTCATGGATGCGGAAACTAATATTGGGCATGAATGGTTTCCATAGCCAATCAATAAAAACAAGAATAATTTCAAAAATGATGAAATTATGCAAGAGGCTCTTCGTTGTCTATGTTCAGCCGATCTCATAATAAATTCCAGAATTTTCATGAAGGAAAATGAATAAGGTCGTAGTTTTGTCAAAAAATAACGAAATGAAAATCGCAACATACCTTTTCATTATTTTGCTGCTTGTTTTTCAAGAGGCAGATGGCCGACAGCTTCCGGGTGATTCTGCAGAAGTTTCTTCAGAGAAGCCGGAATATCTGCTCTTGGATAAAAGCCTGCAGTTCAGGATAACCGAGGCCATCAACAGTATGTATGATTTTGATTTTGAAACTGCAGAAAGAGGTTTTGCGGTAATGCGGTATTCTTACCCGGAGCATCCATTGCCTTATTTCCTGATGGGGCTTGCCCAATGGTGGAAGATTGTTCCCGACATGGAAAATAAGAAGAATGACAAAATCTTTTTAAGGTTCATGGAAGAAACCATTGCCAAAGCAGAGGTGATGCTGGAGGAAGATCCCGAGAATAAAGAAGCTGCGTTCTTTTTGGCAGCAGCTTATGGGTTTAAGGGAAGGTTGCTCAGTGAGCGGGACAGCTGGACGGCCACGGCCATTGCAGGGAAGAATGCCTTGAAATACATGGAGTTAAGCAAGGGAGAGGAAGAGCTGAGCCCAGAACTTTTGTTGGGAGATGCGCTGTTTAATTATTTCTCAGTATGGATACCTGAAAATTATCCTTTGATGAAACCGGTCATGGCACTTTTTCCCAAAGGAGACAAAGCCTTGGGGTTAATGCAGCTGGAAGAAGTGGCTAAAAATGCATTTTATGCAAGGGTGGAAGCCCAATATTTTCTTTTTAGACTCTATGCCTCAGAGGAAAAGCGTCCCTATGATGCGCTGCAGATCACTGAATACCTGCATGAGAAATACCCCAATAATCCCTATTTCCATCGTTTTTATGCCCGTCAGTTGTATGCAGTGGGAAGAGGAGCGCAGGCGAAGGATACTTCCCTTGACATCCTTCAGCGCATCGAGGACCAACAGCTCGGCTATGAAGCAAACAGTGGCCGATATGCTTCTTTTTTTGCAGCCCAGTATTATGATCGGATAAACGATGTGGTAAATGCCAAAAAATATTACCAGAAGACCGTGTCTTTTGGAGAGGAATCAGAAAGCCAAGAAAGTGGCTATTACCTCTATGCCTTACTGCATTTGGGCAAGATCGCAGCCAGTGAAGGAAAGGATAAGGAGGCAAAAGCATATTTGAAGATGGTAAAGAAATATGCCAAGCGTAAACATCCCGCCCATCAAGAAGCTAGAGATTTTTTAAAAAAGAATAAACTTTAATCTAGTTTAGCACGTGTATACTAAAATGAATCAGGAGAAAATTTGAAATTTTATAAATAATAAAGTTTTATGGTGTGAAAAGTTTTAAATATTCAGGGGTAAAATTAACAATATTTTGTATTTGTGGTCGTTTTTTGACTTGAATAGCTTTAAAATAATTTAAGAATATATTACCTTTGCACGACATAAAATTTTGCAAATACTATAAATCATGGATAATCACATAAGAGTAAAATTCGACAAAATTGATCGCAAAATCCTTGAGATTCTTCAGGCAAACGCGAAAATTACCAATGCACAACTTTCCAAAGATATTGGTCTTTCTCCTGCCCCTACGTTGGAGCGAGTAAAGAAGCTTGAGCAGTCTGGTATTATCAAGAGCTATCATGCAAAATTGGATCCGGAAAGAATCGGTCTTGGGGTGAGTACGTTCGTATTGGTGAGCCTTATCGGCCATAACAAAGCCAATATTGATGCTTTCATGAAAGAAATCGAAGCGATTCCGGAAGTAATCGAATGTCACCACATCACTGGAACAGGAGATTTTATTTTGAAAATCATTTCCAAAGACATTACTTCATACCAGAAATTGATGTTGGAGAAGGTAAGTGAGATTAAAGAGGTGGATTCCATGCAGTCAATGGTCATCCTGTCTACCTTTAAAGACAGCAAAGTACTGCCCATCCCTGCTTAAGCAAAAACAAATTTTATCATGTAAGGGTGGCTGTTCAGTCGCCCTTTTTTTTTGAAAACACGAATATTATGGAAGAAAATCCTTGGAAGACCAAGACTAGGAAACTGATGTATTCTAACCCATGGATAGCGCTAGAGGAACATGAGGTGGTTACTCCGGCAGGAACGGATGGGGTGTATGGGAAAGTGTCGTTTAAAAATAAGGCCATGGCGATCTTGCCTGTAGACGAGGAACTCAATACGTGGCTGGTGGGGCAGTTTCGGTATGCCATCGACGAATACAGTTGGGAAATCCCCGAGGGAGGAAGCCCGATAGGAGAGGATATCCTTGAAGGAGCCAAAAGAGAGTTGAAAGAAGAGACGGGATTGGCCGCAGATAAGTGGACGCCCATCATGCGCTTCCATACTTCCAATTCCGTAACCGATGAGGAAGGCTTTGCCTATTTGGCCGAGGGCCTGACGGAAGGCGAGACGGCATTTGAAGATACCGAGAAGATTGAGGTGAAAAAGCTGCCACTGAAAGCGGTTGTGCAGATGGTGATGGATGGTGAAATTACCGATGTGATCAGTGTGGCCGTTATCTTGAAAGCAGCCAGGATGCTTGGGATATGATGTTTTAGCATTGTTTATTTTAAAGATAAGGAGATTCAACACGGCTAGGAGCCACTAGGGCATGGATTTAAAGCGACTGAACTTTAAGGAACATTTTTCAAAAACCTTCCACTTGGCCTATCCCGTAATGCTGAGCCAGCTGGGACAGGTTTTGGTGGGGGTGGCTGATAGTATGATGGTCGGAAGACTGGGCGCCGAACCGCTAGCGGCGGCTTCATTGGCCAATAGTATTTTCTTTGTAGTGATGATGTTTGGAACAGGGGTTTCGATGGCCATCACCCCACTAGTAGCGGCGGCAGATGGCGAAGGAAAGCCCCGGAAGATCACTCGGGTTTTTAACCATGGTTTTGCCATAAATGGTTTTACGGGAGTCATCCTGTTTCTGGTGATCGTTTTGGCTTCGCCTTTACTGGGGCATATGAAACAGCCGGCAGGTGTAGTCGAGCAAGCCATTCCCTTTTTGGGGGTGATTACCCTCTCGTTGATCCCTTTGATGTTTTTTCAGACTTTTCGGCAGTTTGCAGAAGGACTGAGCCATACCAAGGAAGCCATGCTGATCACCATTTTCTGTAATCTGGTCAATGTATTTCTCAATTGGGTGTTGATTTACGGCCATCTTGGATTTGCCCCAATGGGGCTAAATGGAGCAGGTTGGGCCACATTGATTTCACGGGTCCTGATGGCGATCATCATGGGGTACTTTATTTGGAAGAGCCCTTTGTTCAGGAAATACCAGTTGAAGCTGGATTTTAGAAAACTGTACTTTCCGATGTTCAGTAAGCTCTTGAAAATAGGGGTGCCCACTGGTTTTCAGTTTATTTTTGAAGTAGGAGCCTTTAGTACTGCCGCCATCATGATGGGCTGGATAGGGGTCAATGCTCTGGCAGCTCACCAAATAGCGATTAACTTGGCCTCTATTAGCTATATGATGGCCTCTGGATTATCGGCTGCAGCCATGGTGCGGGTCGGAAATCAGCTAGGAAAAAATGATATCAAAACACTTCGTGAGGCTGGCTTTACGGCTTTTGGTATGATTGCAGGATTTATGTTGCTGTTTGCTGGGGTTTTTATTGCCTTTAAGGACCACCTTCCGCTGCTGTATATCGGGGATCCGGAAGTCGTGGAAATGACCGCTGGGCTACTGGTCATTGCAGGCCTTTTTCAGCTTTCAGACGGCATTCAAGTAGTAGGCCTTGGAGCACTGCGGGGCATGGCGGACGTAAAAATGCCCACCCTCATTACCTTGGTGGCCTATTGGGTGATTGCACTTCCATTAGGGTATATGCTGGCATTTCATTGGGGTGCTGAGGAGAAAGGTGTTTGGTATGGCCTGTTGATTGGTTTGACCATAACGGGCGGTTTGCTCCTTGTCCGGTTTCAGCAGCTGAGCTTACGATTGCTTTCACAAAAGCATCAGCGGTTGAAAGTGGCCTGATTCCAAACGTGTGTGGGGTTAATGGTGAAGTTGCATAGAATTTACCTTTCCTAAGGGGTGTTTGGAGAGATTGTTTTATCTTTAACGAATTGTTTGCAGTTTATAAAGAGGACAATCATGAGTACAGAAAAAGATATCGCGAGAACATCAGCTTTTTCCAGGACCACCATTACGGAATTGATGATTCCTTCCTATGCCAATTTTGGAGGAAAGATTCACGGTGGGATTTTACTTTCCCTGATGGATAAAGTGGCTTATGTGACCGCTAGCAAGCATAGCGGGGCTTACTGTGTGACCGTTTCGGTGGATACGGTGGATTTTTTACAACCTGTGGAAGTGGGCGAATTGGTCTCCCTGATGGCTTCCGTAAATTATGTAGGAAACAGCTCCATGGTGGTAGGCATAAAAGTGATTTCCGAGAATGTGAAAGTGGGGAATGTCAAGCATACCAATACCTGCTATTTTACGATGGTGGCCAAAGGAGAGGATGATAAGCCTTGCCGGGTGCCAAAATTGATTTTGGAAGATGCCACGGACGTGAGAAGGTTTGTAGAAGCCATCTATCGCCGAAAGTTCAAACAAAATTATGAGACCAATTTAAAAGAGATAAAGGCCAACTGGGAAAAGCAAGATATCGATAAGCTGTTGGAAGATCAACGGTGCATAAACCAGGCAGGGAAGCACTAAGTGACGGGCGAAGCCGGGTCATTTTGAGGAGATTTGGATGCGGTTTTGGTGATGAAGAGGTAAATAAAAGCAATGATGGCACCTGCCGTTCCCAGTAAGAACACCAGCGGAAATCGTTCTTGCTGATTGCCATAAACCCATCCCGATCCCAAGGCGCCGATGCCGATGCCTGCTTCCAAAGCAATGTACATGGTGGCTAAACCTCGCCCTCTGAACTTGGACAATGATAAGTCGATGGTCCAAGCCGCAATGGTGGGAGAAGTCATCCCCAGGGAAAAACCAAATAAGATTCCCGAGAAGACCAACATTTCCTTTGTGTGGCTAAAAGCAGTGGCTGTCATGGCCATGGCGAGGCAAAAAGTGGCGGCTTTCAATACCGGAATTCTACCGTAGCGATCTGATGCCCTGCCTGCCAGTAACCGTATGGCCAGGGAGCTAAGGGTGAAAACAGCAAAGAATATTCCTTTGTTGGCGATGTTGAGTGAAGCCGAAAAATCAGGAATGATGGTTAAGATAATGCCAAAGGATAAATAGGAGAAGAATAAGACAAAGCAGGGGGAAAGGACGCTTTTTTCAAATAATTCATCTTTTTTCAATTTAAAATGGCCCACATGAAAAGCTTCTGTTTCCGGAACGGTTTCCTTCAGCCGGATCAGTAACAAAATAGAAACCAGCGCCACTCCGGAAGAGCAGTAAAACAATGGGGTGATGCCATGAATACTGGCAATGTATCCTCCTAGCGCAGGTCCAGCGGCCATGCCCAATGAACTGAATAAGGATTGAAGTCCCATGGCCTCTCCACGGCGGTTAAAGGGCACAATATCTGCGACATAAGCGGAAATGCCCGTTGGGGTAAAACCTGTGCTGAATCCATGGAGAAACCTTAAACACAAAAAACCTGCAACGCCCGAAATCAAGGGATAAAGCAAAC comes from Echinicola vietnamensis DSM 17526 and encodes:
- a CDS encoding acyl-CoA thioesterase, translating into MSTEKDIARTSAFSRTTITELMIPSYANFGGKIHGGILLSLMDKVAYVTASKHSGAYCVTVSVDTVDFLQPVEVGELVSLMASVNYVGNSSMVVGIKVISENVKVGNVKHTNTCYFTMVAKGEDDKPCRVPKLILEDATDVRRFVEAIYRRKFKQNYETNLKEIKANWEKQDIDKLLEDQRCINQAGKH
- a CDS encoding Lrp/AsnC family transcriptional regulator — encoded protein: MDNHIRVKFDKIDRKILEILQANAKITNAQLSKDIGLSPAPTLERVKKLEQSGIIKSYHAKLDPERIGLGVSTFVLVSLIGHNKANIDAFMKEIEAIPEVIECHHITGTGDFILKIISKDITSYQKLMLEKVSEIKEVDSMQSMVILSTFKDSKVLPIPA
- a CDS encoding MFS transporter, yielding MNLQKFLPPFFTLRFLQLCLSSFLFFASFNMIIPELPAYLTSLGGEDYKGLIISLFTLTAGLSRPFSGKLADRIGRVPVMIFGAGVCLVVSLLYPLISGVAGFLCLRFLHGFSTGFTPTGISAYVADIVPFNRRGEAMGLQSLFSSLGMAAGPALGGYIASIHGITPLFYCSSGVALVSILLLIRLKETVPETEAFHVGHFKLKKDELFEKSVLSPCFVLFFSYLSFGIILTIIPDFSASLNIANKGIFFAVFTLSSLAIRLLAGRASDRYGRIPVLKAATFCLAMAMTATAFSHTKEMLVFSGILFGFSLGMTSPTIAAWTIDLSLSKFRGRGLATMYIALEAGIGIGALGSGWVYGNQQERFPLVFLLGTAGAIIAFIYLFITKTASKSPQNDPASPVT
- a CDS encoding NUDIX domain-containing protein — its product is MEENPWKTKTRKLMYSNPWIALEEHEVVTPAGTDGVYGKVSFKNKAMAILPVDEELNTWLVGQFRYAIDEYSWEIPEGGSPIGEDILEGAKRELKEETGLAADKWTPIMRFHTSNSVTDEEGFAYLAEGLTEGETAFEDTEKIEVKKLPLKAVVQMVMDGEITDVISVAVILKAARMLGI
- a CDS encoding MATE family efflux transporter is translated as MDLKRLNFKEHFSKTFHLAYPVMLSQLGQVLVGVADSMMVGRLGAEPLAAASLANSIFFVVMMFGTGVSMAITPLVAAADGEGKPRKITRVFNHGFAINGFTGVILFLVIVLASPLLGHMKQPAGVVEQAIPFLGVITLSLIPLMFFQTFRQFAEGLSHTKEAMLITIFCNLVNVFLNWVLIYGHLGFAPMGLNGAGWATLISRVLMAIIMGYFIWKSPLFRKYQLKLDFRKLYFPMFSKLLKIGVPTGFQFIFEVGAFSTAAIMMGWIGVNALAAHQIAINLASISYMMASGLSAAAMVRVGNQLGKNDIKTLREAGFTAFGMIAGFMLLFAGVFIAFKDHLPLLYIGDPEVVEMTAGLLVIAGLFQLSDGIQVVGLGALRGMADVKMPTLITLVAYWVIALPLGYMLAFHWGAEEKGVWYGLLIGLTITGGLLLVRFQQLSLRLLSQKHQRLKVA